A genomic stretch from Octopus sinensis linkage group LG14, ASM634580v1, whole genome shotgun sequence includes:
- the LOC115218971 gene encoding protocadherin beta-15-like isoform X2: MFALFCTILLYLYSYCLSVDFTYHIKEGNMPISYIGDIAVDTHMIEKIKSEERHLIRFNQLQKDKENVSQLFNISKDGKFYVIQTLDAETLCKYKKMCFRMVDVAMQKREIFVRILEIKVVVEDINDHQPVFPVKQITLEFSEGDKKGTTLSIPNAIDEDISEENSRITYKLLSNNKVPFIMVVSERVDGSYSVGITLETELDREVEDHYSFQVIAKDGGKPSKHGILKVYISVLDINDNLPLFSQDVYNISINCKYQINKPVIDLDAEDLDAGENGKVIYHFSSKTSEMTKLHFQLNEKTGEIFLCENFPFEKRQTYELYVEASDGGNPPLSSMTMILVNVVNQRNNPPVIDMNFVSKSSNNMATILENTKIGSFIAYVKISDTDTGQNGKVTCTLQHDKFQLQNLGEKKYKVVLKSLADKEKESHITFKVICEDNGLPRLRTEREFSVLVIDINDVIPQFNKETYKFLIYENEESNFPVGFVNATDPDMGLGGQLTFSLFSKNNLALPFQITNYGFISTTESLDREQKDIYIFQVLVKDSGTPRLNNTVDVIVEVMDKNDNAPYFTFPSVNPFSLDIYFQSHNNNDITKLKAYDKDSKENAFLKYEILEGNEKELFTMNCYTGILSFSRNVYRNEAGVYNLLFVVKDNGIPILSTTTSLSLTLVASNNTFPLLAIATNELDFKIQMNLFLMIIAAAVSGSVIMVISITICVVKKSNNIMTSSKQRINPSDKIFSVDRETQNTSEQISYNPPLLREETQQNSLLQLQEEKEQYLSNYKVTLNGKNLNSRIPYQATSKEIHQSDLTP, translated from the coding sequence ATGTTTGCACTTTTCTGTACAATATTGTTATATCTATACAGTTACTGTTTGAGTGTTGATTTTACATACCACATTAAGGAGGGAAATATGCCAATTTCATATATTGGAGACATTGCAGTTGATACACATATGATAGAAAAGATTAAATCTGAGGAACGTCATTTAATCAGATTCAATCAGCtacaaaaagacaaagaaaatgtcTCGCAATTGTTCAATATCTCAAAAGATGGGAAATTCTATGTAATCCAAACTCTAGATGCAGAAacactttgtaaatataaaaaaatgtgtttCAGAATGGTAGATGTTGCCATGCAGAAGAGAGAAATATTTGTTCGAATTTTAGAGATCAAAGTAGTTGTGGAAGACATCAATGATCATCAACCTGTGTTTCCAGTAAAACAAATAACTCTTGAGTTTTCTGAAGGGGATAAAAAAGGAACTACTTTATCAATTCCAAATGCCATTGATGAAGACATCAGTGAAGAAAATTCCAGGATAACATATAAGTTATTGTCTAATAATAAGGTGCCTTTCATAATGGTTGTTTCTGAAAGAGTAGATGGTTCATATTCAGTTGGGATAACTTTAGAAACTGAATTAGATAGAGAAGTGGAAGATCATTATTCTTTTCAAGTAATTGCTAAGGATGGAGGAAAGCCATCTAAACATGGTATCTTAAAAGTTTATATATCTGTCttagatataaatgataattTACCACTTTTTTCTCAAgatgtttataatatatctattaattgtaaatatcaaataaataaaccaGTCATTGATTTAGATGCAGAGGATCTTGATGCTGGTGAAAATGGTAAGGTTATATATCACTTCAGCTCAAAAACTTCAGAAATGACAAAATTACATTTTCAGTTAAATGAAAAAACTGGGGAAATATTTCTTTGTGAAAATTTCCCTTTCGAGAAGCGTCAAACATATGAATTGTACGTTGAAGCTTCAGATGGAGGGAACCCTCCTCTGTCTTCTATGACTATGATACTTGTCAATGTTGTCAACCAGCGAAATAATCCTCCCGTCATTGATATGAATTTCGTTTCCAAATCATCTAACAATATGGCGACCAtattagaaaatactaaaattggTAGTTTTATTGCATATGTAAAGATTTCTGATACTGATACTGGACAAAATGGAAAAGTTACCTGCACTCTCCAGCATGATAAATTTCAGCTTCAAAATCTAGGTGAGAAAAAATACAAAGTGGTTTTGAAAAGTCTCGCTGATAAGGAAAAAGAAAGTCATATTACTTTTAAAGTGATTTGTGAAGACAATGGGTTACCACGTTTGAGAACAGAGAGAGAGTTCTCTGTTTTAGTAATTGATATTAATGATGTAATACCACAGTTTAACAAAGAAACCTACAAATTCTTGATATATGAGAATGAAGAATCTAATTTTCCAGTAGGATTTGTCAATGCAACTGACCCAGATATGGGACTGGGTGGACAGTTaacattttccttgttttcgaAAAATAATCTTGCTCTTCCCTTTCAAATAACAAACTATGGATTTATATCAACCACAGAATCACTTGACCGTgaacaaaaagatatatatatctttcaggtTTTAGTTAAAGACAGTGGGACTCCAAGACTAAATAAtactgttgatgttattgttgaagTTATGGATAAGAATGATAATGCTCCATACTTTACTTTCCCTAGTGTTAACCCTTTCAGTCTAGATATCTATTTCCAGTCCcacaataacaatgatatcacTAAGTTAAAAGCATATGACAAAGACAGTAAAGAGAATGCATttcttaaatatgaaatattagaaGGGAATGAGAAAGAATTATTCACAATGAACTGTTATACAGGGATATTATCTTTTTCCCGAAATGTTTACCGAAATGAGGCAGGAGTGTATAATCTTCTATTTGTTGTCAAAGACAATGGGATTCCAATCCTCTCTACAACCACCTCTCTATCTTTAACTCTAGTTGCTAGCAATAATACATTCCCCTTGTTGGCAATAGCAACCAATGAGTTAGATTTCAAAATTCAAATGAATTTATTTCTTATGATCATAGCAGCAGCAGTGTCAGGTTCTGTAATAATGGTTATTTCAATAACAATATGTGTTGTAAAGAAAAGCAACAATATAATGACTTCTAGTAAACAGAGAATCAATCCTTCAGACAAAATCTTCAGTGTTGATAGAGAAACGCAAAATACTTCTGAACAAATATCTTATAATCCTCCATTGCTCAGAGAAGAGACTCAACAAAACAGCTTACTCCAACTTCAAGAGGAGAAAGAGCAATATTTGTCCAATTATAAAGTGACACTGaatggaaaaaatttaaatagcaGAATTCCATACCAAGCAACTAGCAAGGAAATACACCAG